GGTGTTCACTTCACATATCCCGCGCTGATCTGGCGTTGCATCACGTTCTTCGACGATGGCGGTCACCGCACCGGTATCGTCGCGCAGCACACGGCCAAATCCACTGGGATCATCAACATGCACAGACAGCCACGCCAAGGCCCCCTCACTCGCTAGAGCCACCAGACTCGCCATCGTACCGGATGTGACCAGGGGCACATCGCCATAAAGCACCAGAACTACAGCCTCGTCAGGAATAAGCGTCAATGCCTGCGCAACCGCATGCCCTGTACCCAACTGCTCATGCTGATAAACGATACGCACCGCACGCCCGCGCAGATGCTCCTCAAGCCGATCGGCGCCATGGCCGATCACAACGGCCGGGTCAGTTATGCCAAGTTCTCCAACCGCGCTGAGCACATGATCAATTAATGGTTTTTCCGCGAGCGGGTGCAGAACTTTGGGATAGGTCGAACGCATACGCTTGCCCTGACCGGCAGCGAGGATGACCGGAACGACTTCGATTTTGCTGCTTATCATGGCTTCACTGACCACATCGTTTTGCAGTGCCGAGCGTCCCGCTAGCCTGTGCGAGGGCACCGCATGTGGTGTTTGGACCGATGGCGGTACCACGTCGGCAAGGCCATCGTGCCATTTTCAAGCCAGATGGTCCATTAGGCGAGGAAATGATTGCGCAGAGCGCTGGCTTCACAGGCTGTTTCTTCAGTAAGCGGCATAGCTGCGCGATGCCGGAACCAAGACGCAATCTGTAAATTCATAAAATCAAGCAACGCCGCCTCTCCTAATGGATCAGCTGGGTTTAAATATTACCGCTCTGCAGCAGCGCCTGACTACTCACTGTGACGCACGCGACTCGTATCAACCTCGAGTGATGCTGCGGATATTTTTGATCATACGAAGCTGCGCTTCTGCCTGGATCAATTCAGCCTGGGCGCGTGCATAGTCCGCCTCGGCTTCGCGATTGCCCATTGCTTCTTCGGCTCTCTGCTTGGCTTCCAGCGCTTGGGCCTCATCCAGATCTTTTGCACGAATCGCTGTATCGGCGAGCACAGTCACCACATGCGGCTGCACTTCGAGCATTCCCCCACTGACAAAAAAATGCAGCATCTCGCTGTGACCTTCGGCCTTGACACGTACTTCACCAGGAACCAACTGACTCAACAACTGTGCGTGCCGAGGAAAGATCCCAAGCTCGCCCGATTTCGAAGGTGCATATACCTCGTGAACAGTCCCAGAAAAAATCCCTTCTTCTGCGCTGACGATATCCAGATGCATAGTCATGGCCATTCCCTGCGTGTCCTCGGTCGCCTACTTCATCTTCTTCGATTTTTCGACCGCTTCCTCGATCGAACCGACCATGTAGAAGGCCTGCTCGGGCAAATGGTCGTACTCCCCGGCGACAATGGCTTTAAAACCCGTGATCGTATCCTTGAGCGAGACGTATTTGCCCGGCGCGCCGGTGAACACCTCCGCGACAAAGAACGGCTGCGACAGGAATCGCTGGATCTTGCGCGCGCGGGCAACCAGCGTTTTATCGTCTTCGGACAGTTCGTCCATGCCCAAGATCGCGATAATGTCCTTCAGTTCCTTATAGCGCTGCAACACATTCTGCACAGCACGCGCCGTATCGTAATGCTCGTTGCCAATTACCTGCGGGTCGAGTTGACGGCTGGTCGAGTCCAGCGGATCAACCGCGGGATAAATGCCCAATTCGGCGATCTGTCTTGACAGCGTTACGGTCGAGTCCAAGTGCGCGAATGTGGTTGCCGGAGAGGGATCCGTCAAGTCATCCGCCGGCACGTATACGGCCTGAATCGAAGTGATCGACCCGGTCTTGGTGGAGGTAATACGCTCCTGCAAGGCACCCATTTCCTCAGCCAGCGTCGGCTGGTAGCCCACCGCTGACGGCATGCGGCCGAGCAGTGCCGATACTTCGGTTCCAGCCAGCGTGTAGCGGTAAATATTGTCGATGAACATAAGCACATCGCGACCCTCGTCGCGGAAATACTCGGCCATGGTAAGGCCGGTCAAGGCGACGCGCAGGCGATTGCCAGGCGGCTCGTTCATCTGGCCATAAACCATGGCCACTTTTGACTCTTCCAGTTTATCCAGGCGGATGACATTGGCTTCCGACATCTCATGATAGAAGTCGTTGCCTTCACGGGTGCGTTCGCCGACGCCGGCAAACACCGAGAGACCAGAGTGCTGTGTCGCGATGTTATTGATCAGTTCCAGCATGTTGACGGTCTTGCCCACACCGGCGCCGCCGAACAGACCCACTTTGCCGCCCTTTGCGAAGGGACACAGCAGGTCAATCACCTTGATGCCCGTTTCGAGAAGCTCAGTGGAGCTGGCTTGCTCATCGAAAGACGGTGCCGCGCGGTGAATCGGCCAGCGCTCTTCCGTGACGACATCGCCGCGTTCATCCTGAGGTTCGCCAAGCACGTTCATGATGCGACCGAGCGTACCCTTGCCAACCGGTACGGAAATGGGCGCACCGGTGTTCGTGACCGGCACCCCGCGCTTGAGTCCGTCGGAGGTTCCCATCGCAATCGCACGCACGACGCCGTCGCCCAACTGCTGCTGAACTTCCAGTGTCAGATTGGATTCCTCGATACGCAGTGCATCGTAGATTTTCGGCACAGAATCGCGTGAAAACTCCACGTCCACAACGGCACCGATCACTTCAACGATCTTCCCAGAACTCATGGTCTGTTCCTCTTAAATACGCATAATTCTGTATAGCTGCCCGGTCGGATCAAACTGCCGCCGCACCACTAACGATTTCTGAAATTTCCTGTGTGATCGCAGCCTGTCGCGCCTTGTTATAGGCGAGATTCAACTCCTTGATCAGCGAACCCGCATTATCGGATGCGCTCTTCATCGCCACCATGCGTGCGGCCATCTCGCAAGCGACGTTTTCGACCACACCCTGGTAGACCTGTGCCTCGATATAGCGTGTAAGCAAGTCGCTCAGCACGTCTCTGGCTTCCGGTTCGTAGATATAGTCCCAGTGATGCCTGAGCGACTCATCCTCGACTTTTTCTACTGGCAACAGTTGGCTAACCCTGGGACGCTGCGTCATCGTGTTTACAAAGGTATTCTCGACCAGATACAACCGGTCAAGCGTCCCGTCCTCGAAGTTGCGCAGCATCACGCCGACAGTACCGATTATATCGGCCACGCGCGGGCGGTCGCCCAAATGGGTGACCTGCGCGGCGATGTTTGCGCCGAAGCGGCGGAAAAACGCCGAAGCCTTCGCACCGATGATGCACAGATCAATTTCCGCGCCCTGTTCCTGCCATTCCCGGATTGAAGTAAGCGCCTTTTTGAACAAGTTAATATTCAAGCCACCGCACAGGCCACGATCCGTCGAAACGAGCACGAAGCCGACCCGGCGTACCGTTGCCCGCTCTTCCAGATACGGGTGGCGATACTCAGGGTGAGACATCGATAAGTGAGCGATTACGCTGCGTATTTTTTCCGCATACGGACGCGTGGCTTCCATGCGCTCTTGTGCCTTGCGCATTTTACTGGCGGCGACCATTTCCATGGCCTTCGTGATCTTCTGAGTATTCTTGATACTCTTGATCTTAGCGCGGATTTCTTTCGCAGCAGCCATCTCGGATTACCAGACGTTGTTGGCTTTAAAGTGCTCGATAGCCTGCTTCATGGAGGCGGCGATTTCATCATTGAAATCCCCCTTCTCATTGATTTTGTTCAGCAGGTCGGCGTGCTCCGATTTCAGATAACTGTGCAGCGCGGCCTCGAAGTCCACCACCTTTTTCACATCCACGTCGTCAAGGAAACCTTCATTGGCGGCGAACAGCGAGAACGCCATTTCAGCAATCGATAGCGGCGCATACTGACCCTGCTTCATCAACTCTGTTACGCGCTGGCCGCGTTCGAGTTGTTTGCGGGTGAACTCATCGAGGTCAGAGGCGAACTGCGAGAATGCCGCGAGTTCACGATACTGGGCCAGAGCCAGACGCGTACCGCCGCCGAGTTTCTTGATGATCTTGGTCTGTGCCGCGCCGCCAACGCGCGACACCGACAGACCCGCATTGATGGCCGGGCGTATACCGGCGTTGAAAAGATCGGTTTCGAGGAAGATCTGACCGTCCGTAATCGAAATCACGTTGGTCGGCACAAAGGCGGACACATCGCCGGCCTGTGTCTCGATGATCGGCAGAGCCGTCAGCGAGCCAGTTTGCCCCTTCACCTTGCCATCGGTGCGTTTTTCAACGTAATCCGCATTGACACGCGCTGCGCGCTCAAGCAGGCGGGAGTGCAGATAGAACACGTCACCCGGATAGGCCTCTCGGCCCGGTGGCCGGCGTAGCAGCAGTGATACCTGACGGTAGGCCCAGGCCTGCTTGGTCAAATCATCATAAATGATCAGCGCATCTTCACCACGATCTCGGAAATATTCACCCATCGCGCAGCCGGCATAGGGCGCTATGTACTGCATCGCAGCAGAATCGGACGCAGGTGCGGCAACAATGATCGTGTGCTCCAGCGCACCGTGTTCTTCCAATCGGCGCACGACGTTGGCGATGGAAGAGGCCTTTTGCCCAATCGCCACATAAACACACTTAACCCCGGTGTGTCGCTGGTTAATGATCGTGTCGATAGCGACGGCGGTCTTACCGGTCTGCCGGTCACCAATGATCAGTTCGCGTTGCCCGCGACCAATTGGCACCATTGAGTCAATGGACTTAATACCGGTCTGCACCGGCTGATCAACGGATTGGCGATCAATCACGCCAGGTGCGATTTTTTCGATCGGCGAGGTCAGATCGGACTGGATCGCGCCCTTACCGTCGAGCGCGTTACCTAGCGAATCAACTACCCGCCCAAGCAGTTGCGGGCCAACCGGTACTTCGAGAATTCGACCGGTGCACTTGGCTGTTTCACCTTCGGAGAGATGCTTGTAGTCACCCAGCACCACCGCGCCTACAGAATCACGCTCAAGGTTGAGCGCCAGTGCGTAGGTTTCCCCCGGCAGTTCAATCATCTCGCCGGCCATCACGTCGGACAGCCCGTGAATACGCACAATCCCGTCGGTCAAACTGACAATGGTGCCTTCGGTGCGCGCTTCGGCGACTGCATCGAAGTCCTTGATACGCTGCTTGATCAGATCGCTGATTTCAGTCGGATTGAGTTGCATCACTAATTCCTCTTAACAGCTCATGGCCCGGGACAACTGCCCGAGGCGGCCCTTGTACGAGCCATCGATTACTAAATCGCCTGCGCGGACGAGCACACCTGCCAGCAGGGTTTCGTCCAACGTTGTATGGAGCGTCACTTCACGACCAAGCCGCTTCTTTAGCGCACCTGCGAGTTCACCCTGCTGTCGGTCGCTCAACGGTTTGGCGCTAATCACTTCGGCTTCGATCACACCCTCGCCCTGCGCACGCAGATGCTCGAAAAGTGCCGCCAAGTCGGTCGCACAGGACAGTCGGCGGTTTTCGACCAACAGCCGCACCAGATTTCGACCCTCAGAATTGAGCGCATCAGCACATACATCAATAATGACTTGCGCCAACAGGTCATCGGAGACCCTGGGGTCGCCCACCAGCGTCGCGACCTGCTCCTGCGCGGCAACTTCAGCGATCACGTTGAGCATGCCACCCCATTGCTCGACACTCCCTTCCGCCAACGCAAGGTCGTAGATCGCTCTCGCGTAAGGACGGGCAAAGGTAATGTACTCGGACATATACGACCCTTCGGTTATATCTGTGCGACCAGATCGGCCAGCGCTTTATCGTGCGCAGAAGCGTCGACTTCACGCTCAAGCACACGCCCCGCGCCGACAATCGCAAGCTGTACGACCTGCCCACGCAGCTGCTCGCGCGCACGATTCGCTTCCTGTTCGATCTCCGCCTCGGCGGCCGCCTTTAAGCGGTTACCTTCGGCTACGGCATCATTTTTGGCTTCCTCGACGATCTCCGAAGCGCGTTTCTGCGCCTGGGCGATAATCTCGGCAGCCTGTTGCTTAGCTTCGCGCAAGTGCTCTTCGGCGCGCTTTTCCG
This genomic stretch from Acidihalobacter ferrooxydans harbors:
- a CDS encoding F0F1 ATP synthase subunit epsilon, which codes for MAMTMHLDIVSAEEGIFSGTVHEVYAPSKSGELGIFPRHAQLLSQLVPGEVRVKAEGHSEMLHFFVSGGMLEVQPHVVTVLADTAIRAKDLDEAQALEAKQRAEEAMGNREAEADYARAQAELIQAEAQLRMIKNIRSITRG
- the atpD gene encoding F0F1 ATP synthase subunit beta, producing the protein MSSGKIVEVIGAVVDVEFSRDSVPKIYDALRIEESNLTLEVQQQLGDGVVRAIAMGTSDGLKRGVPVTNTGAPISVPVGKGTLGRIMNVLGEPQDERGDVVTEERWPIHRAAPSFDEQASSTELLETGIKVIDLLCPFAKGGKVGLFGGAGVGKTVNMLELINNIATQHSGLSVFAGVGERTREGNDFYHEMSEANVIRLDKLEESKVAMVYGQMNEPPGNRLRVALTGLTMAEYFRDEGRDVLMFIDNIYRYTLAGTEVSALLGRMPSAVGYQPTLAEEMGALQERITSTKTGSITSIQAVYVPADDLTDPSPATTFAHLDSTVTLSRQIAELGIYPAVDPLDSTSRQLDPQVIGNEHYDTARAVQNVLQRYKELKDIIAILGMDELSEDDKTLVARARKIQRFLSQPFFVAEVFTGAPGKYVSLKDTITGFKAIVAGEYDHLPEQAFYMVGSIEEAVEKSKKMK
- the atpG gene encoding F0F1 ATP synthase subunit gamma; the encoded protein is MAAAKEIRAKIKSIKNTQKITKAMEMVAASKMRKAQERMEATRPYAEKIRSVIAHLSMSHPEYRHPYLEERATVRRVGFVLVSTDRGLCGGLNINLFKKALTSIREWQEQGAEIDLCIIGAKASAFFRRFGANIAAQVTHLGDRPRVADIIGTVGVMLRNFEDGTLDRLYLVENTFVNTMTQRPRVSQLLPVEKVEDESLRHHWDYIYEPEARDVLSDLLTRYIEAQVYQGVVENVACEMAARMVAMKSASDNAGSLIKELNLAYNKARQAAITQEISEIVSGAAAV
- the atpA gene encoding F0F1 ATP synthase subunit alpha, with the protein product MQLNPTEISDLIKQRIKDFDAVAEARTEGTIVSLTDGIVRIHGLSDVMAGEMIELPGETYALALNLERDSVGAVVLGDYKHLSEGETAKCTGRILEVPVGPQLLGRVVDSLGNALDGKGAIQSDLTSPIEKIAPGVIDRQSVDQPVQTGIKSIDSMVPIGRGQRELIIGDRQTGKTAVAIDTIINQRHTGVKCVYVAIGQKASSIANVVRRLEEHGALEHTIIVAAPASDSAAMQYIAPYAGCAMGEYFRDRGEDALIIYDDLTKQAWAYRQVSLLLRRPPGREAYPGDVFYLHSRLLERAARVNADYVEKRTDGKVKGQTGSLTALPIIETQAGDVSAFVPTNVISITDGQIFLETDLFNAGIRPAINAGLSVSRVGGAAQTKIIKKLGGGTRLALAQYRELAAFSQFASDLDEFTRKQLERGQRVTELMKQGQYAPLSIAEMAFSLFAANEGFLDDVDVKKVVDFEAALHSYLKSEHADLLNKINEKGDFNDEIAASMKQAIEHFKANNVW
- a CDS encoding F0F1 ATP synthase subunit delta, with the translated sequence MSEYITFARPYARAIYDLALAEGSVEQWGGMLNVIAEVAAQEQVATLVGDPRVSDDLLAQVIIDVCADALNSEGRNLVRLLVENRRLSCATDLAALFEHLRAQGEGVIEAEVISAKPLSDRQQGELAGALKKRLGREVTLHTTLDETLLAGVLVRAGDLVIDGSYKGRLGQLSRAMSC
- a CDS encoding F0F1 ATP synthase subunit B → MNLTLTLVAQIITFVFLVWFVNAKLWGPMTKMLEDRKTRIAEGLAAAERGRHEQELAEKRAEEHLREAKQQAAEIIAQAQKRASEIVEEAKNDAVAEGNRLKAAAEAEIEQEANRAREQLRGQVVQLAIVGAGRVLEREVDASAHDKALADLVAQI